The following DNA comes from Mesorhizobium sp. B2-1-8.
AGTCTGGCGTAGGTAGAGCCCGGCCTGGCTTGACAAGCAGCCGCGGAAATGGCGGCCCGCCTTGATCGCAAGGGGATAGCGGCCCCATGACATTCCTTCGGTTTGCCCTGGCGGCCATGTTGATGTCGGCGTTGCCAGCCCATGGCCCGGATCGCACCATCTACCTCACCTTCGACGATGGCCCGCTGAACGGTACAAGCAACATCCTCGACGTGCTGGAGGCAGCGCAGGTTCCGGCAACGCTGTTCATGGTCGGCATGCACGCCGAGGCCAGTGCGTCCAACAAGGCGTTGGTACGGCGCGCCGAGGCGATGCCGCTCGTGACGATCGGCAACCATAGCTACAGCCACGCTTACAATCACTACCGGCATTTCTATGGCGATACGGACGGCGTGGTTGCCGACATGCTGATGGCCAATACGGTGCTCGGCCTGAAGCCAGCGGTGCACGCCCGCCTGCCAGGGCGCGACGTGTTCCGGCTGCCTTCGATGTCGAAGAACCACAATTCGCTTGGGCAAGCGCAGGCCGGTCGTGAGGATCCCGACTATGAGTTCGTCGCGGCGTCCGGCTTTTATCTCTATGGCTGGGACCATGAGTGGGTGCACAAAGACAGCGGCGAGCCGGTGCAGAGCGTCGACCATCTGGTCAGCGAGATCGATCATTTGTTCGGCTACGGTCACTTTGCCAAGCCCGGCAAGCTGATCCTTCTGATGCATGACCAGATGTTCCAGGACGGCTTTGACGGCAAGACGAAACTGACCAGCCTGATCACCGCGCTGAAGCTGCGCCGCTATGCGTTTGGAACCATCCCGAGCTATGACAACTGAGCCAATCCTGCGATTCTCCTAGCTCCCCACATTGTTCCGCAACGCCGCAAGCACCTGGGCAAACTCCGCCAGACGCTCGTCGGACAATCCGGTGCGAAGCCGCTTGTCGAAGAC
Coding sequences within:
- a CDS encoding polysaccharide deacetylase family protein; this translates as MTFLRFALAAMLMSALPAHGPDRTIYLTFDDGPLNGTSNILDVLEAAQVPATLFMVGMHAEASASNKALVRRAEAMPLVTIGNHSYSHAYNHYRHFYGDTDGVVADMLMANTVLGLKPAVHARLPGRDVFRLPSMSKNHNSLGQAQAGREDPDYEFVAASGFYLYGWDHEWVHKDSGEPVQSVDHLVSEIDHLFGYGHFAKPGKLILLMHDQMFQDGFDGKTKLTSLITALKLRRYAFGTIPSYDN